From Haloplanus vescus:
GATCGTCTCTTCGATCCCGAGGGACATCGGTGCGTCGTGTCCGTATTCGTCGAGCAGGTCGTGTGACAGCGAGTGGAACGTCTGGATCGGCGCGTTCGCGAGCTCCCGCATCCCGTACTCGCTGTGACGCACTATCCGTTCCCGCATCTCCTCGGCCGCGTTGTTCGTAAAGGTCACCAACAGCACGTCTTCGGGATCGACGCCATCTTGGGCGACAATGTTTGCGTATCGCCGGGTAACGGTGAACGTCTTCCCGGTGCCAGCACCCGCGTCAACGAGATAGAGGCCATCGGTCGCCTCTATGAGTTCGCGTTGCTCCCGGTTCGGGTCGACGCCGCTCATTGTTCACCCTCTAAGAGAAGGTCACGATTGTCTACCCGTCGGTAGTTCGTCTCGTCGGCAAGCCCCTCGATGGGGAATTCCTCGTCGCCAGTGCGGCGTCGGTTGAGTTCCGTCAGTCGCTCGTCGACAAATGATTCGAACGCATCGAGATCACGTTTGAAGAATGCACCCTTCTGTCGGTCGACGATTGCTCGCATCACCTGCTTGCTCCCCGTCGTCACGTACTTGTACTCGCCAATCTCCGCTTGGAGTCGATCGATCATCGTCTGTCCGAACTCGGACTCGATGAGTTCGTCGCTATCGGTCGTCTCGACGAGCTGCGCAGCATCGAAGAGCGCGGCGTACGTCTGATAGTCAATCTTCGAGAGGATCTTTTGGCACTTCTGTGCCCCCTCCTCACGGAGATACTCGAAGAACTCCTCACGTTGCACGTGCTCGGTGAGCGATTCAGGGTAGTATGTTACAGTCGTCAACGCGTCGTCGATGTCGGCGTCGCCGGCGATCACGTCGTCGACGAGTTCGGTGACGTAGAAGAAGGTGAACGAGAGTTGGTCACCCGGACGTTGTGATCGCCAATAGGTGAGATAGAGTGCTGCCTGAAAGTCAGGCTCGTCTGTCGGCTCGTCAATCGCGGCGTGTTTGACGATTGAGGTGGCGCTGCTCTCGCTGCCACTCTTGTAGTCGAGCAGTTCTTGCTGCGACTGAACGAGGTCGATCATTCCGTTGATGCCCAATTCTTCGTCAGTAAACCGACGTTCAGTCACGGGAGAGTCGATATCGCGACCGAAGTGAGCAGCGACGGCATTATCACCCCCACTGGACGGCGTCAGAAACGCGCCCTCGGTCGGCTGGTTCGCGTCAAGATATGAGACGATCGTTTCGAGGCTCGCACGATATTCAGTGCGCCGGGTCCGTTCGTCGACGGAGCGAACCAGCGGACGGACGTCCTCGAGCATAAGTTCGACGACCTCCGAGAGTGTCTCTTCGTCAATCTCGTCCGGATGGTTGACGTAGAACTCCGCGAAGTCGTGGAGCAGGTTGCCCTCGGTGAGATACGCCTTCTCCGGACCGTCGACTATCCGGCTGAAGTAGTAGTCTCGCGGTGAGTTCACGTAGGTGTTGAGACTCGACTTGCTGATCGTCTCGACCGGGTCGGAAGTCACACCGACAGGTTCGTTCTCGAATCCGTCACCAGCTCGTGCTGCGGTTTCGATCTGATGACTTGTCGAAGGTAGATCGGAGAAGCGGTCGTACTCCGGTTCGAGGAGCTCTTCGAAGTACAGGCACGGCGTAACGGGTGATCCGCCGGTCGCATCTTGGACGAGATAGTGTTGCTGGCTGCCGCTCTGCAACAGCAGCTGGAAGCTCTTAAGATTCCGTGTGAACTGGGCGTCCTGGTCGACCCACGGACGACGTGGGGCCGAGTGGGTCCAGCGGTCGTCAAGCCCTAGGTAGAAGACAACCTCACGACCCACGTACGACGCTGATTTCGCATCGGCGAGCAAGACACCCTCGTTCTCTCGATCGACCGGCACCTCGTAGGTCTGGAGATAGAACGACAAATCGTCGAGGCGCGCTTCCGTGATGGATTCGTCCGCGATGGTGAGTGTCTCCAGTTCCTCCCGGAAGGCATCCAGCGTGTCGCCGGCGTGGCGTTCAAACACTGAAAGGGCATCCGAGAACGTGTACTCTTGGACATCGTGGCAGAAGTCGATCAGCCACTTGAGATCTCCATCGTCAAGCTCGTGCAGTCGCTTGTTTGTGTCAGCGTCGACGACGTCACAATCGAAGACCGTCAACAGCGACCGGATCTCGCTTATTCGGGTATCAGTCCCCCGGTGGGCGGTCCGGAGGAGGTGGAGGAACAACCGGTGTTCGCTGCGATCTGTGAATCCCGGCCCGCCGAAAAACGGGATATCGGCCGCTTCGAGCGCGGACTCGATAAGCGGTGAGTATTCGCTTTCCTGATCGAGAACAATCCCGACGTTATCAGCGTTCTCGTCATCGACGGAATCGACGACGGTCTCGACGATCGCAGTCGGCGAATCGTGTATACGGAACGGCGGGAGCTCGAACTCGGTATCAGCGAAGAGGTCGACCGTGTCGTACTCGGCAGGCAGATACGCTCGTTCGAGCTGGGTGAGCATCGCCGGCTCGACGACGACCACGTCGAAATTCGGATCGATGGTCTCGTTTGTGAGCTTCATCGAGGCGGTCTCGAGTTTCGCGATTCGCTCCACAGCTCGTTCGGTGGCATCGTCGACGTAGCCGTCGTACTCGAAGATAGCGTCGTGTGACCCTCGGTGTTCCCAACACTGGAGGATATTCCCAACCGCGTATGCACAGCGCTTCCAGGAGAGGTCCTCGTGATCAAGCATACCGAGGAAAGCGAGACGGTCCTCGGACTCTTGGCGTCGACCAACTGCAAGTCGGCGTGGTGGGATCGCGAACGGACCGAGATGCGAACGATCGAGGTGGCGGTTGAGAGCACTTGCAAGCGGCCCATCCGGAGTGATCACCCGGTCGTACGATCGAACCTCTTCGTAGAGTTGGCCTGGCGATTTGGCGCGGGGAAATGGCACGCTCAGAGACAGTCAGTGATGTCGGTTAAATCTTTGTCAGTTAGATCAGGCTTTGGAAATGTACAGCTTCAGAACGACGGTCGTGAGTCCTATAGCCCGGACCGTCGTTCTGTATGAATGGAAGATTCAAACCTCACAAACACCGCTCACAACTCACGGCGGGTACTTGAATGTCTCTTCGACCCGTCGTTGCAACTTGTGATCTGAAGACTCCGACGAGAATCGGAATTCGCGGATATCCTCCAGCGTCACCCCACCAGTAATCTCACCTGGCTTCCCCATCACCTGATTAAAATACACGTTCTCGTTCACGTCCGTATACAGCACGTGTAGCTGGAAGGAAACATATCGAATCCCGGCGTCATACAGTCGCTGAGTTGTCTCAAACACTGGCGACCGGACGTACTCGGCTCGACCCTCTTCGCCGTGGAACACCTCCTCAAACTCAACTTGCGTGCTGAACTCGACACGGCCTTCATTTGGGCTTAACACCCCGCCCTCCCGTGAGTTATTTTCAAACTGGTCTCCCTCGGTCCTGTTCAACGGGAAGTATCTTGGGAGGATCTCGAATCCGTCACCGGCGGGAGTGAGGAAACACGCGTCCTCTATGTCGATAGGCGTCCCTTCTCCGGGGTCTGGATCGTAACTGACGACGAGTGTGGGCCGAACATACAGGTTCTGAGCGACGCCTTCACCGAGATTTTCCAGCTGGATCGTGAGAATATCGAACGTGCTGCCTCGGCCGCTTTTCGACTGGGTCTCCCTCCTTCGACTCTTCACGACTGGTTTGCTTTGCCGCTCGATAGTGTCTTGCAGGTCCTCGGTCGGAACCTCAGTATTTGACTGCCAGAAGACGAAGTTCTCGACGAAAACGGCCTTCACTGCAGTAAAGCTGAATTGAGGGATATAGTCACGGAAACGTTCGAACATACTGGTTAACCGTCACTCGTTGATAATAAATGGGTGGTCGGGGTACTCGAAGACAGGGAATGGAAGACATCCCGCAACCCTCACCGGACCCGTACGACCCGGACGACACAGTGCGCGTGTATCTCGACCCGGATGACCCGGACAGTCGCTTCCACGGCGTCCGCTGCGAGGTCGTAGACCGGTTCGCCGACGACTTAGACCGAGAGAGCGGGCGCGACTCGGACCGGTTCACGTACCGTGTACGCGCCGTTGAGGACGGTGGCGTACTTCCCGTCGAATTTCGGCACGCAGATCTCGTCCCCGAAGAGTAGCCGCGTCGCCGTCTAATCGTCCGCTTCGGCCGCTTCCGCGGCGTCCACGTTCAACGTCACGTCCTGCTTCCGCTCCGGTGCCGGCGGCTTCCCATCAGGGTACAGCTCCTGCATCGTTTGATGATACGCGACGAGACCCATCTGGTTAGAGATATGGACCATGTCGCTTCCGTCGAGACCGTACAAGTCCTGTAGTGCTTGCTCGATCTTCCAGTCCGTTTCTCCACCTAACTCCCCGTCACCGGCCAGCAACTCCTCGACACACTCTGCGATTTTCTCTGCCGTCTCCACGCCCTCCTCTGTCGTTAGCTTCGCAACAGGGATCGGGAGCGACCGGATTTTCGTCTGTGTCAGCTTAGCGAATGCCTGCGCAGCATCAATTTCACCGAACCGTTTGAACACGTAGTAATGGAATACGCGGGAGTTCAACGCGCCTAACAGGAACTTGTGGTACGTTTCCGTGTTCAATCCGTCTGGGATATTCTCCGGGACGGTCCACTTCCCGTCATACTCCTCGTCATCAGGGTCAATGTCAACGTACCAGTTCCGCATTTCACTCCGGTCGTCCCGGATTTTGTAGATGTAGACGCTTTGCGGGCAGTACACGGGATCACCGTGGTACGCGACGGACAGACCTACACCGGCTTGCCTGATGAACACTTTATCCCCGCGATAGATCTCCTCGTCCTTGTACTGAATTCCGTTGTACCCGGTGTCTAACCCTTTCAGCGTCAAGTGATCGTACCGTTCCCCGAAGGAATCCCCGTCCATGTACGTCACATCACCGTCTGCCGGGTCGTCGGAAACGATGTACTCTTCCCCGAGCTTGTTCTGGTACTCGAATTCAGTCTCACAGTCGGGGCACGTTTTCTTCGTGTCCGGGTCACGTCCTCGCGGCGGCGGCATCCACACTCCGCATGCGGGGCACTGAATGATGTGCCCGGCTTTGTTAAGCTCAACTCCGCGGTGTGATTCACATAACGCACCGAGCGGAATTGAGTTCGACTGCATCGTCCCGAGTATCTCGTCGTCTGTAGTGTAGCGGAACGGCTCGATCTCCCCGGACTCGATGCACCGGTCCTGCGGGATATCGAATGAATACGCCGACTCCAGCTGTGACAGGCTCAACTCACCTTCTATCGCCGCTCGCCGGTCATCGTCTACGAGCGTCATGCTACGGAACGTATTCCCGTCGCTCGGATCCTCGTTCCGGACTTGCAGCGTCGTGGTGTTCATCCGGATTTCTGGACCGAACCAGTCGGCTCCGAGCATATGGTACCGTTCGAACGTGTAGTTCCCCAGTAAGTGCTCGCGGACACCGGAGTGGTCCGGATTCAACAGGGTTTGCGGGAGTACGAACGCTAACCGTCCGTCGTCGTTCAAGTATTTCAGTGCGACGAGAATGAACAGTTCGTACGTGTCGAGATTATCGACGTCGAATTCGTCGCCGAACTCGTCACTCAACCACTCCGCGGCTTCGGGACTCACCTGCCCGCCCCACGGCGGATTCCCGATAATCAGGTCGAATTCGCCGAATCCGGGCGTTTCATCCTCGTCTTCGAATTGGATTTCACCGTCGAGTGCGTCTTGCGACGCGAAATTCCCAGTAAGCATACCGAGCGACGTATTCTTCCGCGCGCTGCGTAGCCACACGGAGAGTTTCGAGATTTCAATCGCTTCCTGCAGCAGGTCGTTACCATGCAGCGATTTGTCGAGAATGTCGATTTCAGTCTGCTCGTACGATTCAAGTGAAACTTGGTAGTGACCGTCGGATCCGGTCGCTCGTGCGGATCGGAGCTTTTCGTGCACCCGTCGCGCCTCACGACTCAAGTGGTTGAAACAAGAAACCAGGAACGCACCGGACCCGCACGCGATGTCCGCGATTCGGATGTTGACAATTTCCTTCAGGTAGGCTTCAAGGAATTCCTTGTCGGGGTTCTCCATCTCCATCTCCCCGTTCTCAAGGTCTAACTCGTCCCGAATCTTCGTGCGCTTGTCCTGTAGAAGGTCCTGTATCGCGTGCTCGGCGACGTACTCGGTGAGACCCTCCCGCGTGAAGTACAGGCCATAGTCCCCTCGGTCACCGCTGAACGGGTTCGATTCGCCTTCTGCGAGGTTCGCTCGCACCTGCTCGATATCACCCACGCTCTCCTCGAAGATACGGCCGAGAACGTGCTCATTCAGGTCTTGGTGGAAGTCGTACTCGTAGAACCCGTACACGCCGTTAATCGTCGTATCCCCGATCTCGTATTCCCGAGTGAACAACTCGTCCGGGAGGGTCACTGACTGCAGCACTTCGTCCTCCTCGAACAACCCGCCGTCGTACCCGAAGATATCGTACGGGTACTCGTCCGGGCTCCCAGTGTCGATGACTCTGAACATATCCTGAATGAGCGGGTAGATTTTCCGGTCGTCCAGCGTCGGGAGTGTCGCGCCGGTGCTGACGACGTCCTCAAGCAGGTCGTCCGGGAGTAGTCCGGACGGGTGGTCTGAGAAGAAGCAAATTACGAGACCGCGGTGTATCAGGGTTTGAGCGGCTTGAATCGCGGCGAGTTGCCCGTCGCTGGATTCGCCGAGCTCCGGGGCTTCGTTGATAATTTCCTCGTACACGTCCTCCACAGCTTCCCGGTAGAATTGGTAGAAGTCCTCGGTGAGTTCCAACCGTTCGGACAGGTTCTGCGCCATGAGGTCCTCGATGTCCGAATCGGCATCCTCACCGATTAGGAACCGTCGGTGCATAATGAAGTAGAATTCCCAGAACGTCTCGGTCAACTCACCGTCGGCGTCAAGGAACTCGTCGATCTCCCACTCCTCGTAATGGTCGATACTGCCGTGGTGGTACAACCTGACTACTTCCATGTTCGACGCGACAACCCACCGAACGGACAGACCGTTCGTGATCGCGTACTCGAATGCCTGCTCCACCGGTGATTTGAGGCGCGATGGATCGACTTTATCGAGGTCCGTCCCCGGGTCTTTCAGCTCTCCGACGACTTTCCTGACGTCTTCAG
This genomic window contains:
- a CDS encoding Eco57I restriction-modification methylase domain-containing protein, with amino-acid sequence MDEYLQQQEVERPVDTDDIVDAVEGWTGTSTSLTERNLQQSFVSDIFSDVLGYTRPRGSAGEFQLLPESLSEGGDGFPDVLLGHFEQDDGDLTEDVRKVVGELKDPGTDLDKVDPSRLKSPVEQAFEYAITNGLSVRWVVASNMEVVRLYHHGSIDHYEEWEIDEFLDADGELTETFWEFYFIMHRRFLIGEDADSDIEDLMAQNLSERLELTEDFYQFYREAVEDVYEEIINEAPELGESSDGQLAAIQAAQTLIHRGLVICFFSDHPSGLLPDDLLEDVVSTGATLPTLDDRKIYPLIQDMFRVIDTGSPDEYPYDIFGYDGGLFEEDEVLQSVTLPDELFTREYEIGDTTINGVYGFYEYDFHQDLNEHVLGRIFEESVGDIEQVRANLAEGESNPFSGDRGDYGLYFTREGLTEYVAEHAIQDLLQDKRTKIRDELDLENGEMEMENPDKEFLEAYLKEIVNIRIADIACGSGAFLVSCFNHLSREARRVHEKLRSARATGSDGHYQVSLESYEQTEIDILDKSLHGNDLLQEAIEISKLSVWLRSARKNTSLGMLTGNFASQDALDGEIQFEDEDETPGFGEFDLIIGNPPWGGQVSPEAAEWLSDEFGDEFDVDNLDTYELFILVALKYLNDDGRLAFVLPQTLLNPDHSGVREHLLGNYTFERYHMLGADWFGPEIRMNTTTLQVRNEDPSDGNTFRSMTLVDDDRRAAIEGELSLSQLESAYSFDIPQDRCIESGEIEPFRYTTDDEILGTMQSNSIPLGALCESHRGVELNKAGHIIQCPACGVWMPPPRGRDPDTKKTCPDCETEFEYQNKLGEEYIVSDDPADGDVTYMDGDSFGERYDHLTLKGLDTGYNGIQYKDEEIYRGDKVFIRQAGVGLSVAYHGDPVYCPQSVYIYKIRDDRSEMRNWYVDIDPDDEEYDGKWTVPENIPDGLNTETYHKFLLGALNSRVFHYYVFKRFGEIDAAQAFAKLTQTKIRSLPIPVAKLTTEEGVETAEKIAECVEELLAGDGELGGETDWKIEQALQDLYGLDGSDMVHISNQMGLVAYHQTMQELYPDGKPPAPERKQDVTLNVDAAEAAEADD
- a CDS encoding PD-(D/E)XK nuclease family protein, whose amino-acid sequence is MLDHEDLSWKRCAYAVGNILQCWEHRGSHDAIFEYDGYVDDATERAVERIAKLETASMKLTNETIDPNFDVVVVEPAMLTQLERAYLPAEYDTVDLFADTEFELPPFRIHDSPTAIVETVVDSVDDENADNVGIVLDQESEYSPLIESALEAADIPFFGGPGFTDRSEHRLFLHLLRTAHRGTDTRISEIRSLLTVFDCDVVDADTNKRLHELDDGDLKWLIDFCHDVQEYTFSDALSVFERHAGDTLDAFREELETLTIADESITEARLDDLSFYLQTYEVPVDRENEGVLLADAKSASYVGREVVFYLGLDDRWTHSAPRRPWVDQDAQFTRNLKSFQLLLQSGSQQHYLVQDATGGSPVTPCLYFEELLEPEYDRFSDLPSTSHQIETAARAGDGFENEPVGVTSDPVETISKSSLNTYVNSPRDYYFSRIVDGPEKAYLTEGNLLHDFAEFYVNHPDEIDEETLSEVVELMLEDVRPLVRSVDERTRRTEYRASLETIVSYLDANQPTEGAFLTPSSGGDNAVAAHFGRDIDSPVTERRFTDEELGINGMIDLVQSQQELLDYKSGSESSATSIVKHAAIDEPTDEPDFQAALYLTYWRSQRPGDQLSFTFFYVTELVDDVIAGDADIDDALTTVTYYPESLTEHVQREEFFEYLREEGAQKCQKILSKIDYQTYAALFDAAQLVETTDSDELIESEFGQTMIDRLQAEIGEYKYVTTGSKQVMRAIVDRQKGAFFKRDLDAFESFVDERLTELNRRRTGDEEFPIEGLADETNYRRVDNRDLLLEGEQ